One genomic window of Cololabis saira isolate AMF1-May2022 chromosome 3, fColSai1.1, whole genome shotgun sequence includes the following:
- the LOC133441088 gene encoding cornifelin-like, which yields MYYLHNHLQVTLKECYQLNLSSSLCSQVKAAHLVVKMSNPVVTQQPGAGGYGTNVQTGEWSTGLCSCCSDCLVCAVGFFCPLALSCYTANKYGENCCLGCIPGGMTAMRTHMRLTYGIQGTILNDALMTFCCGVCEVCRMAREVRIRNGDVSV from the exons ATGTATTACCTACATAATCACTTGCAAGTTACTTTGAAG gAGTGTTACCAGCTGAATCTGTCTTCTTCACTCTGCAGCCAAGTCAAAGCAGCACATCTGGTCGTAAAGATGTCCAACCCAGTGGTCACTCAGCAACCTGGCGCAGGGGGCTATGGGACAAATGTTCAAACAGGAGAATGGAGCACGGGCTTGTGCTCCTGCTGCAGTGACTGTTTGGTCT GTGCCGTTGGTTTTTTCTGTCCACTTGCACTGAGCTGCTACACGGCAAATAAGTATGGAGAAAACTGCTGTTTGGGTTGCATACCCGGAGGAATGACAGCCATGAGGACTCACATGAGGCTGACTTATGGTATCCAG GGGACAATACTGAACGACGCCCTCATGACCTTTTGCTGCGGGGTTTGTGAAGTGTGCAGGATGGCCCGAGAAGTCCGCATCAGAAATGGGGACGTTTCAGTGTAG
- the oscp1b gene encoding protein OSCP1: MSSRTLPLLFINLGGEMLYILDQRLRAQNIPADKAKKVMNDIITTMFNKKFLEELFKPQELYSKKALRTVFDRLAHASIMRLNQASMDKLYDLMTMAFKYQVLLCPRPKDILLVSFNHMDAIKDFVKDTPSILGQVDETYQQLVEMYTPLCNGEFQLIRQTLLIFFQDMHIRVSIFLKDKVQNSNGRFVLPTSGPVPHGTQVPGLIRIFSCTGEEVTRQRFNNGGNYASALREGSFDIFGDRVTKLGTNMYSVSRPVETHMSGTSKTSAQHTKVNAAPNPLAKEELNLLARLMGGLDVQKPGHKDTGFRVNLFATDEEEEEALMSRPDEFSYGVINIQATKDQQANAELTKIMGEFTESGNQSPTASSKGDDLLAMMDGL; encoded by the exons ATGTCTTCCAGGACTCTGCCGCTGCTCTTCATCAATCTCGGAGGCGAAATGCTTTACATCCTGGACCAGCGACTTCGAGCTCAGAACATCCCCGCTGACAAAGCTAAGAAAG TTATGAATGACATCATTACAACCATGTTCAACAAAAAGTTTCTGGAGGAGCTTTTCAAGCCGCAGGAGCTTTATTCCAAGAAGGCCCTACGAACTGTTTTTGACAGGCTGGCCCATGCATCCATAATGAGGCTCAATCAAGCTAGTATGGACAAG CTCTATGATTTGATGACCATGGCTTTCAAATATCAGGTACTTCTTTGCCCCAGACCAAAGGACATCCTCCTCGTCTCCTTCAACCACATGGATGCGATCAAAGACTTTGTGAAAGACACTCCCAGCATTCTCGGCCAGGTTGATGAAACTTACCAGCAGCTCGTGGAG ATGTATACCCCATTGTGTAATGGCGAATTCCAGCTTATTAGACAAACTCTTCTGATCTTCTTTCAAGACATGCATATAAGG GTGTCCATTTTTTTGAAGGATAAAGTGCAGAATTCAAATGGCCGCTTTGTGCTTCCCACCAGTGGTCCTGTGCCTCATGGAACACAAGTCCCTGGGTTGATAAG GATTTTTAGTTGTACTGGCGAGGAAGTGACCAGACAGCGGTTTAATAATGGAGGAAACTACGCTTCTGCACTCCGCGAAGGGTCTTTTGATATTTTTGGAGATAGAGTCACAAAACTGGGGACAAACAT GTACAGTGTAAGCCGCCCTGTGGAAACTCACATGTCTGGCACGTCTAAAACTTCTGCCCAGCACACAAAG GTCAATGCTGCTCCGAACCCTCTGGCCAAAGAGGAACTGAATCTGCTAGCCAGGCTAATGGGAGGTTTAGACGTTCAGAAACCAGGACACAAAGACACTGGCTTCCGAGTAAACCTTTTTGCCacagatgaagaggagga AGAAGCATTAATGTCGAGACCCGATGAGTTTTCATATGGAGTCATAAACATCCAAGCAACAAAG GACCAACAAGCCAATGCAGAACTGACTAAGATCATGGGAGAGTTCACAGAGTCTGGAAACCAGTCTCCCACTGCCAGCAGCAAAGGAGATGACCTTTTGGCCATGATGGACGGTCTGTGA
- the stk40 gene encoding serine/threonine-protein kinase 40, producing the protein MSKRRSSERGAGETSGRASKLQCPGISGSNAKRAGPFVLGPRLGNSPVPSIVQCLARKDGTDDFYQLKILTLEERVDSKGETQEERQGKMLLHTEYSLLSLLHNQDGVVHHHGLFQDRAYEIVEDMESNKVRKMKKRICLVLDCLCAHDFSDKTADLINLQHYVIKEKRLSEREAIVIFYDVVRVVEALHKKNIVHRDLKLGNMVLNKRTHRITITNFCLGKHLVSEDDLLKDQRGSPAYISPDVLSGRPYRGKPSDMWALGVVLFTMLYGQFPFYDSIPQELFRKIKAAEYSIPEDGRVSENTVCLIRKLLVLDPQQRLTAGEVLESLSGIIASWQSVSSMNGPLQVVPDIDDQVNNPEHLQEAKAIEESSQYEFENYMRQQLLLAEEKNTIHEAKSFLTKRQFGSIPPVRRLGHDAQPVSTLDAAILAQRFLRK; encoded by the exons ATGTCCAAGCGGCGCTCGTCGGAGAGGGGGGCTGGAGAGACATCAGGCAGGGCCAGCAAGCTGCAATGTCCTGGGATATCCGGCAGTAATGCCAAGAGAGCTGGCCCCTTCGTGCTTG GGCCTCGCCTGGGCAACTCTCCAGTACCAAGTATAGTGCAGTGTCTGGCCAGGAAAGATGGCACGGATGACTTCTATCAGCTCAAA ATCCTGACACTGGAGGAGCGAGTGGACTCGAAAGGGGAAACTCAGGAGGAGAGACAAGGAAAGATGCTGCTGCACACAGAATATTCTCTTCTTTCTCTGCTACACAACCAGGATGGAGTGGTCCACCACCACGGCCTCTTCCAG GACCGAGCCTATGAAATTGTGGAGGACATGGAGTCCAACAAAGTACGGAAGATGAAGAAGCGGATCTGCCTTGTGTTGGACTGCCTGTGTGCTCATGATTTCAGCGACAAGACAGCAGATCTAATAAACCTCCAGCATTATGTTATAAAGGAGAAGCGGCTTAGCGAGCGAGAGGCCATCGTCATCTTCTACGACGTGGTGCGTGTGGTGGAGGCACTCCATAAG aaaaacattgtgcacagagACCTCAAGCTGGGAAACATGGTGCTGAACAAACG GACTCACCGTATCACCATCACCAACTTCTGCCTGGGGAAACACCTGGTGAGCGAAGACGACCTGCTCAAGGACCAGAGAGGAAGTCCTGCCTACATCAGTCCAGATGTATTAAGTG GTCGGCCATATCGTGGCAAACCCAGTGACATGTGGGCCCTTGGAGTCGTTCTCTTCACCATGTTGTATGGCCAGTTTCCTTTTTATGACAGCATACCTCAAGAACTCTTCCGAAAGATCAAGGCTGCAGAGTACTCTATCCCAGA GGACGGTCGTGTGTCAGAGAACACAGTGTGCCTCATTCGAAAGCTGCTCGTACTGGATCCTCAGCAAAGGCTGACTGCAGGAGAAGTGCTGGAGTCACTCAGTGGCATCATCGCCTCATG GCAGTCTGTTTCCTCAATGAATGGCCCACTACAGGTGGTTCCAGATATTGATGATCAGGTCAATAACCCAGAACATCTGCAAGAG GCCAAGGCAATCGAAGAGTCTTCACAGTACGAGTTTGAGAACTACATGcgccagcagctgctgctggcagAAGAGAAGAACACTATCCACGAAGCCAAGAGCTTTCTCACCAAGCGCCAGTTTGGCAGCATCCCACCTGTAAGGCGTTTGGGCCACGACGCCCAGCCTGTCAGCACGCTAGATGCTGCCATCTTAGCCCAACGTTTCCTCCGGAAATAG